One Microbacter margulisiae genomic window carries:
- a CDS encoding carboxylesterase/lipase family protein has translation MKKLVFLTLSVCFMMYSCTSQKKQDLSPRVKIANGILEGIQDSTTGVLKFLGIPFAKPPVGDLRWKAPQPVDNWKGVREAKKFGPRPMQANVFGDMHFRSDSMSEDCLYLNVWTPAKKNTKGLPVLVYFYGGGFVAGSSDEPRYDGASLAKKGIVVVTANYRLDVFGFFADSQLSAEAPYKASGNYGLLDQNAALKWVHQNIAAFGGDPDKVTIGGESAGSISVSEQMASPLSKGLIAGAIGESGAAINPTMAPVPLVQAEKEGDAFAKQIGYPALKDLRALSAKKLLELYVQSKRFGFPACIDGYFLPKPLPAIYEAREQAQVPLLVGWNSAEMTGLAFMTGKPYTTQNFIRQVKAAFPQNYNDILKAYPHANAKEVERSATDLASDGFIVYSTWKWFDLQRNNSTQPVYRYWFDNPRPPLTNTNLTPGLAGGEMKKSGNEPPMPKAIGAAHSQEIEYCLGNLYLSPWYAWRKKDYAVSDTMEDYFANFIKTGNPNGKDLPEWPAAAPDVPNPSVMWIKTRSIAIQATNDNRFSVLGKIYDKQ, from the coding sequence ATGAAGAAACTGGTATTTCTGACGTTGAGCGTCTGCTTTATGATGTATTCCTGTACATCACAGAAAAAACAAGATCTGTCGCCAAGGGTAAAGATTGCCAATGGTATCCTGGAAGGGATTCAGGATAGTACGACAGGAGTGTTGAAATTTTTAGGAATTCCTTTTGCCAAACCGCCTGTGGGCGATCTCCGCTGGAAGGCTCCGCAGCCTGTGGATAACTGGAAAGGGGTGCGCGAGGCTAAAAAGTTCGGGCCAAGGCCCATGCAGGCAAATGTATTCGGGGACATGCATTTCCGTTCCGATTCCATGAGCGAAGATTGCCTTTACCTGAATGTATGGACTCCGGCTAAAAAGAACACCAAGGGATTGCCTGTCCTGGTTTATTTCTATGGAGGTGGTTTTGTTGCCGGTAGTAGTGATGAACCCCGGTACGACGGCGCCAGTCTGGCCAAAAAAGGCATCGTAGTCGTAACCGCCAATTACCGTCTGGATGTCTTTGGTTTCTTTGCCGATTCCCAACTAAGTGCAGAAGCGCCCTATAAAGCTTCCGGCAACTATGGGCTGCTCGACCAGAATGCAGCGCTGAAATGGGTACACCAAAACATTGCTGCGTTTGGCGGCGATCCCGATAAAGTAACCATTGGCGGAGAATCAGCCGGTTCTATTTCGGTAAGTGAACAAATGGCGTCTCCCTTGTCGAAAGGGTTGATTGCTGGCGCTATCGGCGAGAGCGGAGCGGCCATTAACCCGACGATGGCTCCTGTACCGCTGGTACAGGCTGAAAAGGAAGGCGATGCTTTTGCCAAACAGATCGGTTATCCAGCATTGAAAGATTTACGCGCCCTCAGCGCTAAAAAGCTGCTTGAACTTTACGTGCAATCCAAACGATTTGGTTTCCCTGCATGTATTGACGGCTATTTTCTCCCAAAACCATTGCCGGCTATTTATGAAGCCAGGGAACAGGCTCAGGTTCCTTTGTTGGTGGGCTGGAATTCTGCCGAGATGACAGGCCTGGCATTTATGACCGGTAAACCCTACACAACACAAAATTTCATCCGTCAGGTGAAAGCTGCATTTCCACAGAATTACAACGATATCCTGAAAGCCTATCCTCATGCAAACGCAAAAGAGGTGGAACGTTCGGCTACCGATCTGGCTTCCGACGGATTTATTGTTTACAGCACGTGGAAATGGTTTGACCTGCAACGGAACAACAGTACGCAACCTGTTTACCGCTATTGGTTCGACAATCCGAGGCCTCCGCTAACCAATACCAACCTGACTCCCGGTCTGGCAGGCGGCGAGATGAAGAAGAGCGGCAATGAGCCTCCTATGCCAAAAGCCATTGGCGCTGCCCATTCGCAGGAAATTGAATATTGCCTTGGAAATCTCTATCTATCCCCCTGGTATGCCTGGAGGAAAAAAGATTATGCCGTATCCGACACCATGGAAGACTATTTTGCCAATTTCATCAAAACGGGTAATCCGAACGGGAAAGATCTTCCTGAATGGCCTGCCGCTGCTCCTGATGTTCCGAATCCTTCCGTTATGTGGATCAAAACACGATCCATAGCCATACAGGCAACAAACGACAATCGTTTTTCGGTGCTCGGGAAAATATATGACAAACAATAA
- a CDS encoding Gfo/Idh/MocA family protein, translated as MYKLGILGLGEGRSTMSAALQSEKWILQKVCDMNEALCKQRAKEFDFYHYTTRYEDLLNDPEIDVIGIYTPDKWHADHIKMALQAGKHVVCAKPLLDDLSQARELIELSEKTGKKVFVGQSSRFFEPMRRQRTDYLAGEIGDLVTVEAYYHADQRWFLAKGWSLESSFKWLYGGLSHPVDLVRWYLPDIVEVMGYGMLSPNGKAGGLKNADTMHFILKAADGRIARVSGVYSCPIQPTLRDSEMSCILRGTEGSSQGDYMDLRYAITTSSGEEKIITFEHKLKHFFRFEGKSHHAGEYQNYYEYFADCLDSGETAYPDLREGIGTVAIMQAMDESLRTGLPVKPKNIL; from the coding sequence ATGTATAAATTAGGCATTTTAGGTTTAGGCGAGGGACGCAGCACAATGTCTGCTGCATTGCAAAGCGAAAAATGGATATTACAAAAGGTTTGCGACATGAACGAAGCGTTGTGTAAACAGCGCGCCAAAGAGTTCGATTTCTATCATTACACAACCCGGTATGAAGATTTGCTGAATGATCCTGAAATTGATGTGATCGGGATTTATACGCCTGATAAATGGCATGCCGATCATATTAAAATGGCTCTTCAGGCCGGAAAACATGTAGTTTGTGCCAAACCCCTTCTGGATGATCTGAGCCAGGCCCGGGAGCTGATAGAACTTTCAGAAAAAACAGGGAAAAAAGTATTTGTGGGCCAAAGTAGCCGCTTCTTCGAACCGATGAGACGTCAACGAACAGATTATCTGGCAGGAGAAATAGGCGACCTGGTCACCGTGGAAGCTTATTACCATGCCGACCAACGCTGGTTTCTGGCAAAAGGCTGGTCGCTCGAATCTTCCTTTAAATGGCTTTACGGCGGACTCAGCCATCCTGTTGATTTGGTTCGCTGGTATTTGCCCGATATTGTGGAGGTAATGGGTTATGGCATGCTAAGTCCCAATGGAAAAGCAGGTGGCCTTAAAAATGCAGACACCATGCACTTCATCCTGAAAGCCGCCGATGGACGTATTGCCCGGGTAAGTGGTGTTTATTCATGCCCCATTCAACCCACTTTACGCGACAGCGAGATGAGTTGCATTCTACGTGGTACGGAAGGTTCCAGCCAGGGAGATTATATGGATCTTCGATATGCCATTACCACCTCCTCCGGTGAAGAAAAAATAATCACTTTTGAACATAAACTGAAACATTTTTTCCGCTTTGAAGGTAAATCACACCATGCAGGAGAATACCAGAATTATTATGAATATTTTGCTGATTGTCTTGATTCCGGAGAAACAGCTTATCCCGACCTGCGGGAAGGAATCGGAACAGTAGCCATTATGCAGGCCATGGATGAGTCCTTGCGCACCGGACTACCCGTCAAACCTAAAAACATTTTATGA
- a CDS encoding NADH-quinone oxidoreductase subunit B produces the protein METITHKPNYNVVDPPEGYSSPGFFATTLDKAVGLARKNSIWPLPFATSCCGIEFMATMGAHYDLGRFGAERLSFSPRQADLLMVMGTIAKKMGPIVQQVYEQMAEPRWVIAVGACASSGGIFDTYSVLQGIDKVVPVDVYVPGCPPRPEQIIDGFMKIQELVAHESLRRRYSPEYIALLKSYGITLNV, from the coding sequence ATGGAAACAATAACTCATAAACCTAATTATAACGTGGTTGATCCACCCGAAGGATACAGTTCCCCGGGGTTTTTTGCAACAACGCTGGACAAAGCTGTCGGATTGGCCCGTAAAAATTCGATCTGGCCTTTACCATTTGCCACGTCATGTTGCGGCATCGAATTTATGGCAACCATGGGAGCCCATTACGATTTAGGCCGCTTCGGAGCAGAACGTCTCAGCTTTTCTCCGCGTCAGGCAGATTTATTGATGGTGATGGGAACCATCGCAAAAAAGATGGGACCAATAGTTCAGCAAGTGTACGAACAGATGGCTGAGCCCCGCTGGGTAATTGCCGTCGGAGCCTGTGCATCGAGCGGAGGCATTTTTGATACCTATAGCGTTTTACAGGGCATTGACAAAGTAGTTCCCGTAGATGTGTACGTTCCTGGTTGTCCGCCACGCCCGGAACAAATTATCGACGGCTTTATGAAAATACAGGAACTGGTCGCGCACGAATCGTTGCGGCGTCGCTACAGTCCTGAATATATTGCACTGCTCAAAAGCTATGGCATCACTCTAAACGTTTAA
- a CDS encoding IS256 family transposase — MKKQKSVLSKLSAEDEALFSQLPTDFFKGFKTMQDINGFMDKLFKRGVEKMLESELSEHLGYDKHSVKGNGSGNSRNGKTRKLVKSSSGEIIIEVPRDRQGEFNPIVLPKRQKVIDKIESVVISLYARGMSTRDIEAQIKDIYGVTISSSSISNITDQVMSDVEAWQTRPLDDTYLIVWLDGIRIKVRSGGKIISKSVYLIIGLNTNGHREVISMWINETESASFWMNVLDDLKKRGVKDILIACSDNLKGLTQAIQAVFPETVTQLCIVHQIRNTMNYIGTKEKRSFMHDLQQVYQARNLDAAGEAFAELETKWGEKYPYAIKSWIANWENLTAYFTYPAEIRKIIYTTNVIENLNRSIRKYTKNKLMFPDDQAMKKAVYLAIQQASISWSAKVSNWPLIANQFMILYPDRANISDTSLRIK, encoded by the coding sequence ATGAAAAAGCAGAAATCAGTATTATCAAAATTGAGTGCAGAAGATGAGGCACTTTTCTCCCAGTTACCAACAGATTTTTTCAAGGGTTTCAAGACCATGCAAGACATAAATGGTTTTATGGATAAGCTATTTAAGCGGGGAGTAGAAAAGATGTTAGAAAGTGAGTTGAGCGAACATCTTGGCTACGACAAGCACTCAGTCAAAGGAAATGGCAGTGGGAACTCTCGTAATGGAAAAACCCGCAAGTTAGTAAAGAGCAGTAGTGGAGAAATAATTATAGAGGTTCCCCGCGATCGTCAGGGTGAGTTTAATCCCATCGTTTTGCCCAAGCGTCAAAAAGTAATAGACAAGATAGAAAGCGTTGTGATTTCTTTGTATGCACGAGGCATGTCGACTCGTGACATAGAAGCTCAGATAAAAGACATTTATGGTGTCACTATCAGTTCTTCGTCCATATCCAATATCACAGATCAGGTAATGAGCGATGTAGAAGCCTGGCAAACCCGTCCATTGGATGATACTTATCTGATTGTTTGGTTAGATGGTATTCGTATCAAAGTTCGTTCAGGAGGTAAGATAATAAGTAAAAGCGTTTATCTGATTATCGGTTTAAATACCAATGGACATAGAGAAGTTATTAGTATGTGGATCAATGAAACTGAATCGGCTTCATTTTGGATGAACGTGTTGGATGATTTGAAGAAACGAGGGGTGAAAGATATTTTAATTGCCTGTTCAGATAATCTGAAAGGGCTAACCCAGGCTATTCAGGCTGTGTTTCCGGAAACAGTAACACAATTATGTATTGTTCATCAGATAAGAAACACGATGAACTATATTGGGACAAAGGAAAAACGGAGTTTTATGCATGATCTTCAACAAGTGTATCAGGCCCGAAACTTAGATGCTGCTGGGGAAGCTTTTGCTGAATTGGAAACTAAATGGGGAGAGAAATATCCTTATGCCATTAAATCCTGGATTGCAAATTGGGAAAATCTGACAGCCTATTTTACCTATCCAGCCGAAATACGAAAGATTATCTATACCACTAATGTGATTGAAAATCTAAATCGAAGCATACGCAAATACACCAAAAATAAATTGATGTTTCCTGATGATCAGGCAATGAAAAAAGCAGTGTATCTGGCGATCCAACAAGCCTCAATATCTTGGAGTGCAAAAGTTTCCAACTGGCCATTGATTGCCAATCAGTTTATGATTTTATATCCTGATAGAGCAAATATTAGTGACACTAGTTTAAGAATAAAATAA
- a CDS encoding acyltransferase family protein yields the protein MTDRLRFIDNLRVFTIFIVVFVHSAVTYSGIGSWYYVEHTHLGNIEQLIFLFFQSHTQAFDMSLFFFIAGYFVPASLAHKGVRKFISGRLYRLGIPVLFYIFVMQPLCVKLAYPEMHVGSFLLNGLTHFSFLGWTGPLWFALVLLIFSLLYALFAGHLPPADDTKKLRTGFLLGTIGVITLAAFLIRLVAPIGTSFMNLQFCFFAAYIVMFLLGTEASRHHLVEKISGRMGRGWMIAAFAIGLPLWVAPWLSGNVPGPQMAIFGGMNLSAFLYALWESFFCVAFIVALLGITRARFNYQGKWMKFFSDNTFGIYVFHAPVLITVSLLLKGVHMDPLAKFLIAGTITITVAVWVSWLIRKIPVVGPVFD from the coding sequence ATGACTGATCGCCTTCGTTTTATCGACAACCTCAGGGTGTTTACGATCTTTATCGTTGTGTTTGTCCATTCCGCCGTCACCTATAGTGGCATTGGTAGCTGGTATTATGTGGAGCATACGCATTTGGGCAACATTGAGCAACTGATCTTTTTATTCTTCCAGTCGCATACCCAGGCTTTCGATATGTCTTTGTTTTTCTTTATAGCAGGCTATTTTGTCCCTGCATCCCTTGCCCACAAAGGAGTGCGGAAATTCATTTCGGGAAGATTGTACAGGTTGGGGATTCCGGTTTTGTTCTATATTTTTGTGATGCAACCCTTGTGTGTCAAACTGGCTTATCCGGAGATGCATGTTGGTTCTTTCCTTCTGAACGGGCTTACCCATTTTTCATTTCTCGGTTGGACAGGTCCCTTATGGTTTGCTTTGGTGTTGCTTATCTTTTCCCTGTTGTATGCTTTGTTTGCCGGCCATTTACCTCCTGCGGATGACACAAAAAAACTCCGTACGGGTTTCCTGCTTGGCACCATTGGCGTCATTACGCTGGCCGCTTTTCTCATCCGACTGGTAGCGCCCATTGGTACATCGTTTATGAACCTTCAGTTTTGTTTCTTTGCCGCATACATCGTTATGTTTCTGTTAGGAACGGAAGCCAGCCGCCATCATCTGGTGGAAAAGATCAGTGGTCGCATGGGGCGTGGATGGATGATTGCCGCTTTTGCCATCGGGCTGCCGTTATGGGTTGCGCCCTGGTTGAGCGGGAATGTGCCGGGGCCTCAAATGGCTATTTTCGGGGGCATGAATCTTTCGGCTTTCCTGTATGCCTTGTGGGAGTCGTTTTTTTGTGTTGCCTTTATTGTTGCCCTGCTGGGCATTACCCGGGCCAGGTTTAACTATCAGGGCAAATGGATGAAATTCTTTTCCGATAATACGTTTGGCATCTATGTCTTTCATGCTCCTGTATTGATCACGGTTTCGCTTTTGCTGAAAGGAGTACACATGGATCCGTTGGCAAAGTTTCTCATAGCCGGTACGATAACAATAACCGTTGCCGTATGGGTATCATGGCTGATACGTAAGATTCCTGTTGTCGGTCCTGTATTTGATTGA
- a CDS encoding NADH-quinone oxidoreductase subunit A has product MQTVSVTSDYIPILIQIIVALAFVVVVMFISHYIITKRRRVRSVRKEDNFECGIEIQGNARFPFSVKYFLVAILFVLFDVEVIFFYPWAVNFKETGWNGFLYMMLFVALFMFGFFYIYKKGSFDWNKKD; this is encoded by the coding sequence ATGCAAACTGTTTCAGTAACTTCCGATTATATACCCATCTTAATTCAAATCATTGTAGCTCTTGCATTTGTCGTCGTGGTAATGTTCATATCTCACTATATCATTACCAAACGGAGACGGGTAAGATCAGTTAGAAAAGAAGACAATTTTGAGTGTGGAATCGAAATTCAGGGAAACGCACGGTTCCCATTTTCAGTTAAGTACTTCTTAGTAGCCATTCTCTTTGTCCTTTTTGATGTAGAAGTAATCTTTTTCTATCCCTGGGCAGTTAATTTCAAAGAAACGGGATGGAATGGGTTTCTGTACATGATGCTTTTTGTAGCCCTCTTTATGTTCGGATTTTTCTACATCTATAAGAAAGGATCATTTGATTGGAATAAGAAGGATTAG
- a CDS encoding GDSL-type esterase/lipase family protein, which yields MKRIYLVSLFCIASAMFLYAHPKAPAYYVPGKTPVGFESEINQFMKADSAHFPPSGAILFAGSSSIRLWKGLPGDFKGHTIIQRGFGGSNMKALNFYIHNIVFPYKPSVIVVYEGDNDLAEGVTPAVFIAQCDSFVHMVQKKLPATKIYFLSIKPSLAREKLIPLQNATNLALKRNLSHFRNTGFMDVSSQMFDARGRLRPDIFGPDGLHMNRKGYLLWIAYIKKYFGWK from the coding sequence ATGAAGCGAATTTATCTTGTTAGCCTTTTCTGTATCGCCAGCGCTATGTTTTTGTATGCCCATCCCAAAGCTCCCGCTTACTATGTGCCGGGCAAAACTCCTGTAGGATTTGAGTCTGAGATCAACCAGTTCATGAAAGCCGATTCGGCTCATTTTCCCCCTTCAGGCGCTATCCTGTTTGCCGGAAGCTCATCCATCCGTTTATGGAAGGGACTGCCCGGTGATTTCAAAGGGCATACCATTATTCAGCGTGGATTCGGTGGCTCGAACATGAAAGCCCTGAATTTTTACATTCATAATATCGTATTTCCCTATAAACCTTCCGTTATTGTTGTTTATGAAGGCGATAACGATCTTGCCGAAGGAGTTACCCCTGCCGTATTCATTGCACAGTGCGATTCGTTTGTCCATATGGTGCAGAAGAAACTGCCGGCAACGAAAATCTATTTTCTTTCGATCAAACCTTCCCTTGCACGTGAGAAGCTCATTCCCCTGCAAAATGCTACAAACCTTGCCCTTAAACGTAATCTTTCACACTTCCGCAATACCGGCTTTATGGATGTCAGCAGTCAGATGTTTGATGCCCGGGGACGTTTGCGTCCGGATATCTTTGGTCCTGACGGGTTGCATATGAACCGGAAAGGATACCTGCTGTGGATTGCGTATATCAAAAAATATTTTGGCTGGAAATAA
- a CDS encoding MFS transporter: MSKISKALKKFPGVFWIANTMELLERWAWYGLFAVLALYLTQSTDTGALGFSQTQKGDIMGIVTAILYLLPIVTGAIADRFGYKKVLILAYIVLSTGYFMMGQFTTYGYVFFAFLYVALGAAMFKPIVSATVAKTTDEETSSIGFGIFYMMVNIGGFLGPIVSSKMRVVAWDHVFTMSTISILLNLVLVLLFYKEPKRETEVEAKKYLILDYLNILWTLITSIIIFVVFFTIFLTIFVAESLVIFLLKERVSFKFVDFINTLPIGDDNKKIFRNITTIFRDSKFILFLVFIVGFWTMFNQIFYTLPNFIDQWVNTQSLYDFFGHIWSGLSWFFGPDDGRRVIEPEIVVSFDAGFIILFQILISSFVMRMRPINSMISGIIVSAIGVALAFATHSVAFVVLGIFIFSIGEMASSPKFTEYIGIIAPREKVGMYMGYSFLPVAIGNFFAGILSGRVYQSMSDKISLLQIDAARRGLHIPAISKTTDFTQNDYINRFCKLTGMSHDQVTEYLWQHYHPANIWIIFALIGFVAVAGLWIYDRYILGTARKR, from the coding sequence ATGAGCAAAATCTCAAAAGCATTAAAGAAATTTCCCGGAGTATTCTGGATTGCCAACACCATGGAGTTGCTGGAAAGGTGGGCATGGTATGGTTTATTTGCCGTTCTGGCACTGTATCTTACACAATCCACCGACACAGGGGCGTTGGGTTTTTCCCAGACACAAAAGGGGGATATCATGGGCATCGTCACCGCCATCCTGTACCTGTTGCCCATTGTGACAGGAGCCATTGCCGACCGCTTCGGATACAAAAAAGTGCTGATACTGGCCTATATCGTGTTATCTACAGGCTATTTCATGATGGGACAGTTTACCACCTATGGCTATGTGTTTTTTGCTTTCCTGTATGTAGCCCTCGGAGCAGCCATGTTTAAGCCCATCGTCTCAGCCACCGTAGCCAAGACCACGGATGAAGAGACAAGCTCGATAGGCTTCGGCATTTTCTATATGATGGTCAACATAGGCGGTTTCCTGGGGCCTATCGTGTCGTCGAAGATGCGGGTGGTAGCCTGGGATCATGTGTTCACCATGTCAACCATCTCCATTTTGCTCAACCTGGTGCTGGTGCTCCTTTTCTACAAAGAACCCAAACGCGAAACCGAAGTAGAAGCGAAAAAATACCTGATTCTCGATTACCTGAACATCTTATGGACGCTCATCACTTCCATCATCATCTTTGTCGTCTTCTTCACGATCTTCCTTACCATCTTCGTCGCCGAGTCGCTGGTGATCTTCCTGTTGAAGGAAAGAGTCAGCTTTAAGTTTGTCGATTTCATCAACACCTTACCCATTGGCGACGACAACAAAAAGATATTCCGCAACATTACCACCATATTCCGCGATTCAAAATTTATCCTCTTCCTGGTGTTTATAGTAGGATTCTGGACCATGTTCAACCAGATCTTTTATACACTGCCCAACTTCATCGACCAGTGGGTCAACACCCAATCGCTCTATGATTTCTTCGGACATATCTGGTCGGGGCTCTCCTGGTTCTTTGGTCCCGATGATGGCCGCAGGGTGATAGAGCCAGAAATTGTGGTAAGCTTTGATGCCGGATTTATCATCCTCTTCCAGATTCTGATCTCCTCTTTCGTCATGCGGATGCGTCCCATCAACTCCATGATCAGCGGCATTATTGTATCCGCCATTGGGGTAGCGCTTGCCTTTGCCACCCACAGCGTAGCTTTTGTGGTACTGGGCATCTTTATTTTCTCCATCGGGGAAATGGCTTCCTCACCAAAGTTCACAGAATATATCGGCATCATTGCCCCTCGCGAAAAAGTGGGGATGTACATGGGTTATTCCTTCCTGCCTGTGGCTATCGGCAATTTCTTTGCCGGAATCCTTTCCGGAAGGGTTTACCAAAGCATGAGCGACAAGATCTCCCTTTTGCAGATTGATGCTGCCAGGCGTGGGCTTCATATCCCGGCGATCTCGAAAACCACCGACTTTACGCAAAACGATTACATCAACCGTTTTTGTAAACTCACCGGCATGAGTCACGACCAGGTAACGGAATATTTATGGCAACACTATCACCCGGCCAATATCTGGATTATTTTTGCCCTTATTGGCTTTGTCGCTGTAGCTGGATTGTGGATTTACGACCGTTATATCCTCGGTACTGCCCGGAAAAGATAG
- a CDS encoding cobyric acid synthase, with product MSMQLRPVMFVGTGSDVGKSVINAAFCRIFKQDGFHPAPFKAQNMSLNSYATPDGLEIGRAQATQAEACGIPCRADMNPVLLKPTDDTSSQVVLNGKVIGNQSAHQYFNQTDRNDLFLQAMAACHRLTKEFNPLVIEGAGSISEINLWDRDITNMRVAEALNAPTFLIADIDRGGVFASVYGSIQLLPETQKKLIKGVLINKFRGDMALFEDGKKMLEELTGVPVVGVIPYFHDIHIDQEDSVTLEYRKEKDRVGKVTIAVVLLRHLSNFTDFNMLEQHPDVHLFYASHPEELADADIILLPGSKNTIDDLNYLRQSGMAKAILQQHAIGKSVYGICGGYQMMGNWVEDPLGIEGDVAVMQGLGLLPVRTILTREKKTEACHFSFLGTKPDCTGYEIHMGETVAEQPSPLCLLDSGVSDGYFRNEKTFGTYLHGFFDHTETVGYILRQVPGYKSGKSVTFDYPAFKEEQYDKLAAHIRQHVDMEYIYKTMQPDD from the coding sequence ATGAGTATGCAACTTCGACCCGTGATGTTTGTCGGAACCGGTTCCGATGTAGGCAAAAGTGTAATCAATGCTGCTTTTTGCCGGATATTCAAACAGGATGGTTTTCATCCTGCGCCTTTTAAAGCACAAAACATGTCGCTCAACAGTTATGCAACGCCGGATGGGCTGGAGATTGGACGGGCTCAGGCGACACAGGCAGAGGCCTGCGGCATTCCCTGCCGTGCAGATATGAATCCGGTATTACTGAAACCAACCGACGATACCTCTTCGCAAGTCGTGCTTAACGGAAAAGTTATAGGAAACCAATCCGCACATCAGTACTTTAACCAGACCGACCGCAATGATCTTTTTCTACAGGCAATGGCCGCCTGCCATCGCTTGACGAAGGAATTCAATCCCTTGGTAATAGAAGGGGCAGGTAGCATTTCGGAGATAAATTTATGGGACAGGGATATTACCAACATGCGCGTGGCAGAAGCTTTGAATGCACCGACTTTCTTGATTGCCGATATTGACCGCGGAGGAGTTTTTGCCAGTGTGTATGGAAGTATTCAGCTCTTACCCGAAACTCAGAAGAAGTTGATCAAAGGAGTTCTCATCAATAAGTTCAGGGGTGATATGGCGTTGTTTGAAGATGGAAAGAAAATGTTGGAAGAGCTGACCGGAGTGCCTGTTGTGGGAGTTATTCCTTATTTCCATGATATTCATATTGACCAGGAAGACTCGGTAACCCTTGAATACCGGAAAGAAAAGGACAGGGTAGGGAAGGTTACGATTGCCGTTGTCTTATTGCGGCATTTATCAAACTTTACTGACTTCAACATGCTGGAACAGCATCCCGATGTCCATCTGTTTTATGCATCCCATCCTGAGGAACTGGCGGATGCCGATATCATCCTGTTGCCGGGATCTAAAAACACCATCGACGATCTTAACTACCTCCGTCAGTCAGGGATGGCTAAGGCAATCTTGCAGCAGCATGCTATAGGAAAATCGGTTTATGGCATTTGCGGCGGTTACCAGATGATGGGGAATTGGGTGGAAGATCCTTTGGGGATAGAAGGGGATGTGGCTGTAATGCAAGGTCTGGGGCTTTTACCGGTACGAACTATACTAACACGGGAAAAAAAGACAGAAGCTTGTCATTTTTCTTTTCTCGGCACCAAACCCGATTGTACAGGATATGAAATCCATATGGGAGAGACGGTTGCAGAACAACCCTCGCCGCTTTGTCTCCTTGACAGTGGAGTGAGTGATGGTTACTTCCGGAATGAAAAGACTTTTGGTACCTACCTGCATGGTTTTTTTGACCATACAGAAACTGTCGGATATATCCTCCGCCAGGTGCCCGGATATAAATCCGGTAAATCCGTTACTTTCGATTATCCGGCTTTTAAAGAAGAACAATACGATAAACTGGCAGCTCATATCCGTCAGCATGTAGATATGGAATACATCTATAAAACCATGCAGCCAGATGATTAA